One part of the Thermodesulfovibrio sp. 3462-1 genome encodes these proteins:
- a CDS encoding site-specific integrase has protein sequence MKHRGIYKRGRIYWICYVDAVGKLRRESTKSTNVHTAISLLAKRRAEVMEGKLPVTTIKKYTFQELAERYTEYVSIQRSYRKFKSYIIQRLKERFADMPLKAFNTQIVEQLQVDLIKEGRKPATINRTIAVLKHMLRKAQEWDMIEEEILKRVRKVGTLKENNQRLRYLTEEEIQKLLSCCDKHLYPIVLTALSTGMRKEEILSLKWDNIDLKNGYIHVEKTKNGERRDIPINATLFKTLRELYINRRIDTQYVFVNPETGTRYYDIKRAFRTALKKAKIEDFRFHDLRHTFASHLVMKGVDLTTVKELLGHKELRMTLRYSHLAPEHKNRAIACLDGLFSTTVNSTSQLLHNF, from the coding sequence ATGAAACACAGAGGCATTTATAAGCGTGGTAGAATTTATTGGATTTGTTATGTAGATGCAGTAGGCAAGCTAAGAAGAGAAAGCACAAAGTCAACCAACGTTCACACTGCTATCAGTCTTCTTGCTAAGAGAAGGGCTGAGGTAATGGAAGGCAAGCTTCCAGTTACAACCATTAAGAAGTATACATTCCAGGAACTTGCAGAAAGGTATACAGAGTATGTCTCTATTCAGAGAAGCTATAGGAAATTTAAAAGCTATATCATTCAGAGGCTAAAAGAAAGATTTGCTGATATGCCACTTAAAGCATTTAACACACAGATTGTTGAACAACTGCAAGTTGACCTTATAAAAGAAGGTAGGAAACCAGCAACAATTAACAGAACAATAGCTGTTCTTAAACATATGCTGAGAAAGGCTCAAGAATGGGACATGATAGAAGAGGAAATCTTAAAGAGAGTCAGAAAAGTTGGCACTCTAAAAGAAAACAACCAAAGGTTAAGATACCTTACAGAGGAAGAAATACAGAAACTGCTTTCATGTTGCGATAAGCATCTTTATCCGATTGTATTAACTGCACTGTCAACAGGTATGAGAAAAGAAGAAATCCTGAGCTTAAAATGGGATAACATAGACTTAAAGAATGGCTACATCCATGTAGAAAAGACAAAAAATGGTGAAAGAAGAGATATTCCAATTAATGCAACTCTCTTTAAAACCCTGAGAGAACTTTACATTAACAGAAGGATTGATACTCAGTATGTCTTTGTAAACCCTGAAACAGGCACAAGATACTATGACATCAAAAGAGCCTTTAGAACAGCACTAAAGAAAGCTAAGATTGAGGATTTCCGCTTTCATGACCTAAGACACACATTTGCAAGCCACCTTGTAATGAAAGGAGTTGACCTAACAACAGTCAAAGAACTCTTAGGACATAAAGAACTAAGAATGACCTTAAGATACTCTCACTTAGCACCTGAACATAAAAACAGAGCAATAGCTTGTCTTGATGGTTTGTTTTCAACAACTGTGAATTCTACTTCACAATTACTTCACAATTTTTAA